A genomic region of Luteibacter aegosomatissinici contains the following coding sequences:
- a CDS encoding RNA polymerase sigma factor, which translates to MTEDRALVEAVLAEAPGAFARLVRQYQGLCWHIVQRMVRQPDDTAELCQEVFLRVHRTLHQFRHESPLRAWIGRVAYHVALRHLERKRIDIIDLGDDEDGMAFLENLGDGADMEARIGQDQADALLHTAIDALPPVQRTVLTLYHLEELSIAEIAQITGMATGTIKSHLFRARLRLRGELEPSMGVTPL; encoded by the coding sequence ATGACTGAAGACCGGGCCCTGGTGGAGGCCGTGCTGGCTGAGGCGCCGGGGGCGTTCGCGCGCCTGGTGCGCCAGTACCAGGGCCTGTGCTGGCACATCGTGCAACGGATGGTCCGCCAGCCGGACGACACGGCGGAGCTGTGCCAGGAGGTGTTCCTGCGGGTGCACCGGACGCTGCACCAGTTCCGCCACGAAAGCCCGCTGCGCGCCTGGATCGGCCGGGTCGCCTACCACGTGGCCCTGCGCCACCTGGAGCGCAAGCGGATCGACATCATCGACCTGGGCGACGATGAGGACGGCATGGCGTTCCTGGAGAACCTCGGCGATGGCGCCGACATGGAAGCCCGGATCGGCCAGGACCAGGCCGACGCCCTGCTGCATACCGCCATCGATGCCCTGCCGCCCGTACAGCGCACCGTACTGACGCTCTACCATCTGGAGGAGCTGTCGATCGCCGAGATCGCCCAGATCACGGGCATGGCCACAGGTACGATCAAGAGCCACCTGTTCCGGGCCCGCCTGCGCCTGCGCGGCGAACTGGAGCCGAGCATGGGAGTGACACCGCTATGA
- a CDS encoding TatD family hydrolase → MDLIDIGANLTHESFHQDLDAVLARALSHGVGRMIVTGASREGSEHALALARASGGRLFATAGVHPHHAVDYDDATDTFLRQLAAEPEVRAVGETGLDYNRNYSPRDIQREVFERQLAIAAEFGMPLFLHQRDAHHDFLALLKRYRDRVPAAVVHCFTDTGEALRDYLDLDCHIGVTGWICDERRGAHLRELVKLIPADRLMLETDAPYLLPRTLRPMPKDRRNEPMYLAHIRDEVAKDRGETRDAVTEASTRTAEAFFRLP, encoded by the coding sequence ATGGACTTGATCGACATCGGCGCGAACCTCACCCACGAGTCGTTCCACCAGGATCTGGACGCCGTCCTTGCCCGGGCTTTGAGCCATGGCGTAGGCCGCATGATCGTTACGGGCGCTTCGCGGGAAGGGAGTGAGCACGCGCTGGCGCTGGCCAGGGCCAGCGGGGGCCGTTTGTTCGCGACGGCCGGCGTTCACCCGCACCATGCCGTGGACTACGACGACGCGACCGACACCTTCCTGCGCCAGCTGGCCGCCGAGCCGGAAGTTCGTGCGGTCGGTGAAACCGGCCTGGATTACAACCGCAATTACTCACCCCGCGACATCCAGCGCGAGGTGTTCGAGCGGCAGCTGGCGATCGCCGCCGAGTTCGGCATGCCCCTGTTCCTGCACCAGCGCGACGCACACCACGATTTCCTCGCGCTACTCAAGCGCTACCGCGATCGCGTGCCCGCCGCAGTCGTGCATTGCTTCACGGACACCGGCGAGGCGCTGCGTGACTACCTCGACCTGGATTGCCACATCGGCGTCACGGGCTGGATCTGCGACGAACGCCGTGGCGCGCACCTGCGCGAACTGGTGAAGCTGATCCCCGCTGACCGGTTGATGCTGGAGACGGATGCACCTTACCTGCTGCCGCGCACGCTGCGCCCGATGCCCAAGGATCGCCGCAACGAGCCGATGTACCTCGCGCACATCCGCGATGAAGTAGCGAAGGACCGCGGCGAGACGCGCGACGCGGTGACTGAGGCCTCCACGCGCACGGCGGAAGCGTTCTTCCGGCTGCCGTGA
- a CDS encoding DUF6249 domain-containing protein, which produces MNAVEALIPISLFFAIALVIKWIIDARFRHKMIQAGVTGELQKQWFEEELNQRRQSALRWGTVLTLLAVGFAFIQAKGWDELNPGVVAVLVACTGVGNLVYYAVSRRQVLPGA; this is translated from the coding sequence ATGAACGCCGTCGAAGCCCTCATTCCCATCAGCCTGTTCTTTGCCATCGCCCTGGTGATCAAGTGGATCATCGACGCGCGGTTCCGCCACAAGATGATCCAGGCCGGCGTGACGGGCGAGCTGCAGAAGCAATGGTTTGAGGAAGAACTCAATCAGCGCCGCCAGTCCGCCCTTCGCTGGGGCACCGTCCTCACCCTGCTGGCCGTCGGTTTCGCCTTTATCCAGGCCAAGGGCTGGGACGAACTGAACCCGGGCGTCGTCGCTGTGCTCGTGGCCTGCACTGGCGTGGGCAATCTTGTTTATTACGCGGTGTCGCGCCGGCAGGTGTTGCCGGGCGCCTGA
- a CDS encoding TonB-dependent receptor has translation MQSVSRIAVPPRRKLTLAVAFAVAAAASGGALAQSNATGAIYGSANPGDVVHVENSATGLKRDITVDSSGRYRANSLPIGTYDVTLMRNGTAVDTHKGVQTQISQGTDVSFAATASASNATDLGSVQVTANSLPSIDVSSVDSRTVLSSDQLAKLPIARTSISSIALLAPGTTSAARGYGNALSFGGSSASENAYYINGFQVTNPLTGVSSRQLPYDAIDQEQVLIGGYGAEYGRSTGGVINVVSKRGSNEWKGDVQVLFSPSSLAQEPRNIYYRDGTKYQRGNPYTWRDQENLQYSGSIGGALVKDKLFFFAAADWIKQTGNYTAPSGANDDEHDTGKTKRWLTKIDWNITDNNILELTGIGDTETTDASIFGYNYNTGRGDYLGHQYTKNYNNTQTNATPGGDTYIAHYTGYITDDLTVNAMYGRANSKHSQVVDEASGLTCTSISDQRAAFKGNPQSGCLVGASTQLAPGSKDSTKGWSANIEYRLGDHDLRGGVDNYVLRASWGAAPVGGTGYIYNDIGDGSSIRNRLSNLGLDPNLYNPADFANGYYVESTALSTGTSARTNQRSQFVEDNWQVTDRWHSYIGLRNEQFSNYNGVGQAYARSRHQLDPRLGVSWDVYGDSSLKVYANAGRYHLGLPTSVAVRGAGPSTYPSQYFGFTGIDPVTGAPTGLVTGPFSQTYYLNGANGTPPDAKTVSAQDLHSYYQDEYILGFDKQLEDNWVVGAKGMYRRLRSLIDDMCDPSSLQKWGDENGLSDEVAAGIGRSTGCWLFNPGRANTFTLSPSDGQYLSVPLSAADLGFPKPKRHYYMLDLYAEHQFSDKWYGKIDYTYSRSYGNSEGQLDSNIVQADVSTTESWDFPAIMENTNGDLPNDRKHQLRVYGTYAPTDEWQFSTVTRVTSGAPVSCLGTRPESAGGDPYGYGANYFWCNGEPAPRGSYGRTPWTYTIDVSTAWKPAFADHKLTFSVDVFNLLGKQQVTQYYETGELASGDPNPQYKRARSFQDPRYVRLGARYDFTL, from the coding sequence ATGCAGTCCGTCTCGCGTATCGCGGTTCCACCGCGCCGCAAACTTACACTGGCCGTGGCGTTCGCCGTCGCGGCAGCCGCCAGCGGCGGCGCACTCGCGCAGAGCAACGCCACGGGTGCCATCTATGGCTCGGCCAACCCTGGCGACGTCGTGCACGTCGAAAACAGCGCCACCGGCCTGAAGCGCGACATCACCGTGGACAGCAGTGGCCGTTACCGCGCCAACTCGCTGCCCATCGGCACCTACGATGTCACGCTGATGCGCAACGGCACCGCTGTCGATACCCACAAGGGTGTACAGACCCAGATCAGCCAGGGTACCGATGTGTCGTTCGCCGCCACGGCGTCGGCAAGCAACGCCACCGATCTCGGTAGTGTGCAGGTCACGGCCAACAGCCTGCCCAGCATCGACGTCAGCTCGGTCGACTCACGCACCGTGCTCAGCTCCGATCAGCTGGCCAAGCTGCCTATCGCACGTACGTCCATCAGCTCCATCGCGCTGCTCGCCCCGGGCACGACCTCGGCAGCCCGCGGCTATGGCAACGCGCTCTCCTTCGGCGGTTCGTCAGCGTCGGAAAACGCGTACTACATCAACGGCTTCCAGGTCACCAACCCGCTGACCGGCGTGAGCTCGCGCCAGCTGCCGTATGACGCGATCGACCAGGAACAGGTGCTGATCGGTGGCTACGGCGCGGAATATGGCCGCTCCACCGGTGGCGTCATCAACGTCGTGTCCAAGCGCGGCTCGAACGAGTGGAAGGGCGACGTGCAGGTGCTGTTCTCGCCGTCGTCGCTGGCCCAGGAACCGCGCAACATCTATTACCGCGACGGAACCAAGTACCAGCGTGGTAATCCGTATACCTGGCGCGACCAGGAGAACCTGCAGTACTCCGGGTCGATCGGCGGTGCGCTGGTCAAGGACAAGCTGTTCTTCTTTGCCGCCGCCGACTGGATCAAGCAGACCGGTAATTACACCGCCCCGAGCGGCGCGAACGATGATGAACACGATACCGGCAAGACCAAGCGCTGGTTGACCAAGATCGACTGGAACATCACCGACAACAACATCCTGGAACTCACCGGCATTGGTGATACCGAGACCACGGACGCCTCGATCTTCGGCTACAACTACAACACCGGCCGCGGTGACTACCTGGGCCACCAGTACACAAAGAACTACAACAACACGCAGACCAACGCGACGCCAGGTGGCGATACGTATATCGCGCACTACACCGGCTACATCACCGACGACCTGACCGTCAACGCGATGTACGGCCGCGCCAACTCGAAGCACTCGCAGGTCGTGGACGAAGCCAGCGGCCTCACGTGTACCTCGATCTCCGACCAGCGTGCCGCCTTCAAGGGCAACCCGCAAAGCGGCTGTCTGGTGGGTGCATCCACCCAGCTCGCCCCGGGCTCCAAGGACAGCACCAAGGGCTGGAGCGCCAACATCGAATACCGCCTGGGCGACCACGACCTGCGTGGCGGCGTGGATAACTACGTGCTTCGTGCCAGCTGGGGTGCGGCACCGGTCGGCGGTACCGGCTACATTTACAACGACATCGGCGATGGCTCATCCATTCGTAATCGCCTGAGCAATCTCGGTCTCGACCCGAACCTGTATAACCCCGCTGATTTCGCGAACGGCTACTACGTCGAATCCACCGCTCTCTCCACGGGTACCTCGGCACGTACTAACCAGCGCTCGCAGTTCGTCGAAGATAACTGGCAGGTCACCGACCGCTGGCACAGCTACATCGGCCTGCGTAACGAGCAGTTCTCCAACTACAACGGCGTGGGCCAGGCCTATGCCCGTTCGCGCCACCAGCTCGATCCGCGCCTGGGTGTGTCGTGGGACGTGTACGGCGACAGCTCGCTGAAGGTGTACGCCAATGCCGGCCGTTACCATCTCGGCCTACCCACCTCCGTGGCGGTCCGTGGCGCCGGCCCCTCGACGTATCCGTCGCAGTACTTCGGCTTCACGGGCATCGATCCGGTCACCGGCGCGCCGACCGGGCTGGTCACCGGTCCGTTCTCGCAGACCTACTACCTGAACGGTGCCAACGGTACGCCGCCGGATGCCAAGACGGTGTCGGCCCAGGACCTGCACTCGTACTATCAGGATGAATACATCCTGGGCTTCGACAAGCAGCTGGAAGACAACTGGGTGGTCGGTGCCAAGGGCATGTACCGCCGGCTACGCAGCCTCATCGACGATATGTGCGATCCGTCCTCGTTGCAGAAGTGGGGCGACGAGAACGGCCTGAGCGACGAAGTGGCGGCGGGTATCGGCCGAAGCACGGGTTGCTGGCTGTTCAACCCGGGCCGCGCAAACACCTTCACCTTGTCCCCGAGTGACGGCCAGTACCTGAGTGTGCCTCTCAGCGCAGCCGACCTGGGGTTCCCGAAGCCCAAGCGCCACTACTACATGCTCGATCTGTACGCCGAACACCAGTTCAGCGACAAGTGGTACGGCAAGATCGATTACACCTACTCGCGCAGCTACGGTAACTCCGAAGGCCAGCTGGACTCGAACATCGTCCAGGCCGACGTGTCCACGACCGAAAGCTGGGACTTCCCGGCCATCATGGAGAACACCAACGGCGACCTGCCGAACGACCGCAAGCATCAGTTGCGCGTGTACGGCACCTACGCGCCGACGGACGAGTGGCAGTTCTCGACGGTCACCCGCGTCACCTCCGGTGCACCGGTTAGCTGCCTGGGTACCCGCCCGGAGTCGGCCGGTGGCGACCCGTACGGGTACGGCGCCAACTACTTCTGGTGCAACGGTGAGCCGGCCCCGCGCGGCTCGTATGGCCGCACGCCGTGGACGTACACGATCGATGTGAGCACCGCCTGGAAGCCGGCCTTCGCCGATCACAAGCTGACGTTCTCGGTGGACGTGTTCAACCTGCTCGGTAAGCAGCAGGTCACGCAGTACTACGAAACCGGTGAGCTTGCGTCGGGCGACCCGAACCCGCAGTACAAGCGCGCCCGTTCGTTCCAGGACCCGCGTTACGTTCGCCTTGGCGCGCGTTACGACTTCACCCTCTGA
- a CDS encoding TonB-dependent receptor, producing MNTRSINRQPGRRTLALAVAVGLGFISTATLAQSTAGSIFGTGQPGTTVTATNTGSGVSRSATIGSDGRFNIVSLLPGNYKVTTSGGGGAATTRDVSVVAGQGFNVNLAAAPTTAGNAEDLSAVSVTANALPPIDVASAQTSTVMTAEQIKQLPLARNQTAVALLAPGATKGDSAFGNLASFSGASVAENSYYVNGFNVTNFFQSLTYSQVPFEAIDSEDIQDGGYGAQYGNSTGGVISVNTKRGTNTWQGGIDFTWNPYQLQANQPNIYLQNGALLQNNRHNSNYLVGNNQSGNATDFGQRWNAWLGGPLIKDKLFMFALVGGTRTADEHYGDTTGGGNFNKTTIKDPRYLVKLDWNINDSNILEYTGFSDTSTQQQSIYGYSYDDNGQPQRSDYLGQVYDKTGGMTNILKYTSYITDDFTVTAQYGKSVNKRVNTATAADGTVESYDGNIFDAANSPGCPAITDSRTPVTNGAAGYPHCSFTPTGSLDTPNGEDRREAGRIDFEYHLGDHELKAGWARDHFKTDTGTAYEGGALYQYSSIPEDILGHAPGLDPADSVVRQTVFATGAKVGITQKSYYLEDNWHVTDNFMARIGVRNDGFENSNSLGQTYVKQVHSWQPRLGFSWDVHGDSTLKIYGSAGDYSLPLDGNVALRGASASLYQIKYFSYTGVDPVTGAPLGLGALPPAYAAAFPARTGTTYANGEAGQVPNPQAVATQDLKPFKQREFILGAQQQVEDWTLGVKAIYRKILTGVDDSCDFRPIAKAANAQYGLNLDTTSLTPEAANVPGCYIFNPGSAVTLTTPVDATGKLYNIHLTGDDVGEPKYKRAYEALQLTAERNFDDKWYLKASYVWSHLRGNSEGGVDSSNGQADTGTTELFDYPEIMAGSNGYLPNDRKHTFKVYGAWQINDEWLVGANGVFQTGRPENCYGLNPIDGVVNGGYGSGAYLYCDGMIVKRGSVGRTPSYWNIDLNTSYKPQWAKGLTLSASVFNVFNKQHTLTINEVGEDPNGAPLTDSTYKIPTSFQSPRYVQVSAEYDFTL from the coding sequence ATGAATACGCGTTCCATCAACAGGCAGCCGGGGCGGCGTACGCTCGCGCTTGCCGTCGCTGTGGGCCTGGGCTTTATCAGCACGGCCACGCTCGCACAGAGCACCGCCGGCAGCATCTTTGGTACCGGCCAGCCGGGCACAACGGTTACGGCCACCAACACCGGCAGTGGCGTGAGCCGCTCTGCCACGATCGGCAGCGACGGGCGGTTCAACATCGTCTCGCTGTTACCTGGCAACTACAAAGTCACGACCAGTGGCGGCGGTGGCGCCGCGACGACGCGCGACGTCTCGGTCGTGGCCGGCCAGGGATTCAACGTGAACCTCGCTGCGGCACCGACGACGGCGGGTAACGCGGAAGATCTTTCCGCCGTTTCGGTGACCGCGAACGCCCTGCCTCCCATCGATGTGGCTTCGGCGCAGACCAGCACGGTCATGACCGCCGAGCAGATCAAGCAGCTGCCGCTGGCGCGCAACCAGACGGCGGTGGCCCTGCTCGCACCGGGCGCGACCAAGGGTGACAGCGCGTTTGGCAACCTGGCTTCGTTCAGCGGTGCATCGGTCGCCGAGAACAGCTACTACGTGAATGGCTTCAACGTCACCAACTTCTTCCAGAGCCTGACCTACTCGCAGGTGCCCTTCGAAGCCATCGATTCGGAAGATATCCAGGATGGCGGCTACGGCGCGCAGTACGGTAACTCCACCGGCGGCGTGATCTCGGTGAACACCAAGCGCGGTACGAACACGTGGCAGGGTGGCATCGACTTCACCTGGAACCCGTACCAGCTGCAGGCGAACCAGCCCAACATCTATCTGCAGAACGGCGCGCTGCTGCAGAACAACCGGCATAACAGCAATTACCTGGTTGGCAACAACCAATCGGGTAATGCGACAGACTTTGGCCAGCGCTGGAACGCCTGGCTCGGCGGCCCGCTGATCAAGGACAAGCTCTTCATGTTCGCGCTGGTCGGCGGTACTCGCACGGCGGATGAGCATTACGGTGATACGACCGGTGGCGGCAACTTCAACAAGACCACGATCAAGGACCCGCGTTACCTGGTGAAGCTGGACTGGAACATCAACGACAGCAACATTCTCGAGTACACCGGCTTTAGCGACACCAGCACGCAGCAGCAGAGCATCTACGGCTACAGCTACGACGACAACGGCCAGCCGCAGCGCAGCGACTACCTGGGCCAGGTGTACGACAAGACGGGTGGCATGACCAACATCCTGAAGTACACCAGCTATATCACCGATGATTTCACGGTGACAGCGCAGTACGGCAAGAGTGTCAACAAGCGCGTCAATACCGCGACCGCCGCGGACGGCACGGTCGAATCCTACGACGGCAACATCTTCGATGCCGCCAACTCGCCTGGCTGCCCCGCCATCACCGATTCACGCACGCCCGTCACGAACGGCGCGGCAGGCTATCCGCACTGCTCGTTTACACCCACCGGGTCGCTCGATACACCGAACGGCGAAGACCGGCGTGAGGCAGGCCGCATCGACTTCGAGTACCACCTGGGCGACCACGAACTGAAGGCGGGCTGGGCCCGCGACCACTTCAAGACCGATACCGGTACCGCCTATGAAGGCGGCGCGCTCTATCAGTACAGCTCGATCCCCGAAGACATCCTAGGACATGCGCCGGGCCTCGATCCGGCTGACAGCGTCGTTCGGCAGACCGTATTCGCGACCGGCGCCAAGGTCGGTATCACCCAGAAGTCCTACTACCTGGAAGACAACTGGCACGTCACCGACAACTTCATGGCGCGCATCGGCGTGCGCAACGACGGCTTCGAGAACAGCAACAGCCTGGGCCAGACCTACGTGAAGCAGGTGCACAGCTGGCAGCCGCGCCTTGGCTTCTCGTGGGACGTGCACGGCGATTCCACGCTCAAGATCTACGGCAGCGCGGGCGATTACTCGCTACCCCTCGATGGCAATGTCGCCCTCCGCGGCGCCTCGGCCTCGCTGTACCAGATCAAGTACTTCAGCTACACCGGCGTAGACCCGGTGACCGGCGCGCCGCTGGGCCTGGGCGCCCTTCCCCCGGCTTATGCAGCGGCGTTCCCGGCACGTACGGGCACGACGTACGCGAACGGCGAAGCCGGACAGGTACCGAATCCGCAGGCCGTGGCCACGCAGGACCTCAAGCCGTTCAAGCAGCGTGAGTTCATCCTGGGCGCGCAGCAGCAGGTGGAAGACTGGACGCTGGGTGTAAAGGCGATTTACCGCAAGATTCTCACTGGTGTCGACGATTCGTGTGATTTCCGCCCGATCGCCAAAGCCGCGAACGCGCAGTACGGCCTGAACCTGGATACGACGAGCCTGACGCCGGAAGCCGCAAACGTCCCGGGCTGCTACATCTTCAACCCAGGCAGTGCCGTCACGCTGACCACGCCGGTCGATGCGACGGGCAAGCTGTACAACATCCACCTCACCGGCGATGACGTCGGCGAGCCGAAGTACAAGCGTGCCTATGAAGCCCTGCAGCTGACCGCCGAACGCAACTTCGACGACAAGTGGTACCTGAAGGCCTCGTACGTGTGGTCGCACCTGCGCGGCAACTCCGAAGGCGGCGTGGATTCCAGCAACGGCCAGGCTGATACCGGCACCACTGAGCTTTTCGACTATCCGGAGATCATGGCGGGTTCCAACGGCTACCTTCCCAACGATCGCAAGCACACCTTCAAGGTGTATGGCGCGTGGCAGATCAACGACGAATGGCTGGTCGGCGCCAATGGCGTGTTCCAGACCGGCCGTCCGGAGAACTGCTATGGCCTCAACCCGATCGATGGCGTGGTGAACGGCGGCTATGGTTCCGGCGCGTACCTGTACTGCGATGGCATGATCGTGAAACGCGGTTCGGTGGGCCGTACACCGTCGTACTGGAACATCGACCTGAACACCTCGTACAAGCCGCAGTGGGCGAAGGGCCTGACGCTCTCGGCCAGCGTGTTCAACGTGTTCAACAAGCAGCACACGCTGACCATCAACGAGGTGGGCGAAGACCCGAACGGCGCGCCGCTCACGGATAGCACGTACAAGATCCCGACGAGCTTCCAGAGCCCACGTTACGTGCAGGTTTCCGCCGAGTACGACTTCACGCTGTAA
- a CDS encoding Na+/H+ antiporter, producing MDLVITILVLLLVVALSGAMVRILPIRLPLPLVQIALGALLARPFGMHVQFDPELFFLLFIPPLLFADGWRIPKRELFLLRGPILALAVGLVIFTIVGVGYFVHWMIPTVPLAVAFALAAVLSPTDAVATSSVTGGTRMPPRLMHILSGEALLNDASGLVALQFAVAAEVTGHFSALHAARDFAITALGGVAAGALVAFTFGAFRRRLVRWSGEVDPASQVAMLLLLPFAAYLLAEHFDVSGILAAVAAGMLMNYTDVLKGGYVAMRMQNSAVWSMVEFIFNGLIFLLLGMQLPGIIDGAKADLQQAGGGELWYLGAYVVAITLALVVLRFIWVWVSLRFVLMRALHRGEQRPKVGTRLMWTTALAGVRGAITMAGVLSLPFMKAPGVPFPVRDLMIFLATGVILCTLLFGAVGLPLSVKGLKLPGEDPRVREERKARALTAEAALRGIADEQQKVEESGDADAIALASRVAARVMADYQQRLEAAAEEGDVPGKARAEAGTERVMRLAALRAERHQLIHLRRDHTINDETLRTLMREVDLAEAALTGLHAG from the coding sequence ATGGACCTTGTCATCACCATTCTTGTATTGCTGCTGGTCGTCGCGCTCTCCGGCGCGATGGTCCGGATCCTGCCTATCCGGCTCCCCCTCCCGCTGGTACAGATCGCACTCGGTGCGCTACTGGCCCGTCCGTTCGGCATGCACGTGCAATTCGACCCCGAGCTGTTCTTCCTGTTGTTCATTCCACCGCTGCTGTTTGCCGATGGATGGCGCATTCCCAAGCGAGAACTGTTCCTCCTGCGTGGCCCGATCCTCGCGCTTGCCGTGGGGCTCGTGATCTTCACGATCGTCGGCGTGGGCTACTTCGTGCACTGGATGATTCCCACCGTGCCACTGGCTGTCGCGTTCGCCCTTGCCGCGGTGTTGTCGCCGACGGACGCGGTCGCGACATCGTCGGTCACGGGCGGTACGCGGATGCCACCCAGGCTGATGCATATCCTCTCCGGCGAGGCGCTCCTCAATGATGCATCGGGACTCGTGGCGCTGCAGTTCGCGGTAGCGGCGGAGGTGACGGGGCACTTCTCCGCGTTGCACGCGGCGCGCGACTTTGCGATCACCGCGTTGGGCGGTGTCGCTGCTGGCGCCCTGGTTGCCTTTACGTTTGGCGCGTTCCGCCGTCGGCTGGTGCGCTGGAGCGGCGAAGTGGATCCTGCCAGCCAGGTTGCGATGTTGCTGCTGCTGCCCTTCGCCGCGTACTTGCTGGCGGAGCACTTCGACGTATCGGGCATCCTTGCCGCCGTCGCAGCGGGCATGCTGATGAACTACACCGATGTGCTGAAGGGCGGCTATGTGGCCATGCGCATGCAGAACAGCGCGGTGTGGTCCATGGTGGAGTTCATCTTCAACGGGCTCATCTTTCTCCTGCTGGGCATGCAGTTGCCGGGCATTATCGATGGCGCGAAAGCCGATCTGCAGCAAGCCGGTGGCGGTGAGCTCTGGTACCTCGGCGCGTATGTCGTCGCCATCACGCTGGCGCTCGTCGTGCTGCGTTTCATCTGGGTGTGGGTGTCGCTGCGGTTCGTGCTGATGCGCGCTTTGCACCGCGGCGAGCAGCGTCCCAAGGTAGGCACGCGCCTGATGTGGACGACGGCGCTGGCCGGTGTCCGTGGCGCGATCACCATGGCTGGTGTGTTGTCGCTCCCCTTCATGAAGGCACCTGGCGTGCCTTTTCCCGTCCGCGACCTGATGATCTTCCTTGCCACTGGCGTCATCCTGTGCACGTTGCTGTTCGGTGCGGTGGGGCTTCCGCTATCGGTGAAAGGGTTGAAGTTGCCGGGCGAAGATCCACGGGTACGCGAGGAGCGCAAGGCACGGGCGTTGACGGCGGAAGCGGCCCTGCGCGGCATTGCCGATGAGCAGCAGAAGGTGGAGGAGAGCGGTGACGCCGATGCGATCGCGCTCGCCTCGCGCGTAGCGGCACGCGTGATGGCGGATTACCAGCAAAGGCTCGAGGCGGCGGCGGAAGAGGGTGACGTGCCCGGTAAGGCCCGTGCCGAAGCAGGCACCGAGCGCGTCATGCGCCTGGCCGCGTTGCGCGCCGAGCGCCATCAACTGATCCACTTGCGTCGCGACCACACGATCAACGATGAGACGCTGCGTACGCTGATGCGCGAAGTGGATCTGGCCGAGGCCGCCTTGACCGGCCTGCACGCGGGCTAG
- a CDS encoding EamA family transporter, whose product MRPFHILLGVLVTLIWGSNFSVIEVGLGALDPFVLTTLRFALTAVPLVFFVRRPVGVPLAAMAAYGLLFGAGLWGVVNIAMAQGMSPGLSSLVLQFAAFMTVVLSAMVFREPIRAPQVTGMLLGTAGLIVVIRAAPGTSTLVGTSLILLAAFNWSLCNLLVKRFRPPDMLAFVVWTSAFAVPALVVLTLVAKGPAAFATLPATLTWAAVGSVLFQAYITTIFGYAVWNFLMKTYPASSVAPLSLLVPVSGIATSWLAFGERFPPALWLGVLLILLGIGVFIVSPLLRKPTAA is encoded by the coding sequence ATGCGGCCGTTCCACATTCTCCTGGGTGTTCTTGTGACGCTCATATGGGGAAGCAACTTCTCGGTGATCGAAGTAGGCCTGGGCGCCCTCGATCCGTTCGTGCTCACGACGCTGCGCTTCGCCCTTACCGCGGTGCCGCTGGTGTTCTTCGTGCGACGACCGGTGGGCGTGCCGCTCGCCGCGATGGCGGCCTACGGGCTGTTGTTCGGTGCGGGGCTATGGGGTGTCGTCAATATCGCGATGGCGCAGGGTATGTCGCCGGGCCTCTCATCGCTGGTGCTTCAGTTCGCCGCGTTCATGACCGTCGTGCTTAGCGCGATGGTGTTCCGCGAGCCGATACGCGCTCCCCAGGTGACCGGCATGCTTCTGGGTACCGCGGGTCTCATCGTGGTGATCCGCGCAGCGCCGGGTACATCCACGCTTGTGGGCACATCCCTCATTCTTCTCGCCGCGTTCAACTGGAGCCTGTGCAATCTGCTGGTGAAGCGTTTCCGCCCACCCGACATGCTTGCGTTCGTCGTCTGGACAAGCGCCTTCGCGGTGCCGGCGCTGGTCGTGCTCACGCTCGTCGCGAAGGGGCCGGCGGCTTTTGCCACGTTGCCGGCGACCCTCACATGGGCGGCCGTGGGATCCGTACTGTTCCAGGCGTACATCACCACCATCTTTGGCTACGCGGTGTGGAACTTCCTGATGAAGACCTATCCGGCCTCGTCGGTGGCGCCACTGTCGTTGCTCGTACCGGTATCGGGCATCGCCACGTCATGGCTCGCCTTCGGCGAACGCTTCCCGCCGGCGTTGTGGCTAGGCGTCCTGCTCATCCTTCTCGGCATTGGCGTGTTCATCGTCTCGCCTTTGCTGCGCAAGCCGACCGCTGCCTAA